CGGTTCTCATGCGCGAAGCCGCGGTGGTCGTTGTCCGGGACCTGGAAGGTGGTGTGGATCTGGCCCTGCAGCCCGAGATAGTCATTGAACATGTAGCCGGCATACGGATTGGCGGTAGCGCCCTCGTGGACGTGCGCCCGATAGTTGCCATTGGTCGGCACGGAAGCGCCCAGGTCGATGCCGACGAATGGACCATCAACGGCCTGGGCGGATGAAACGGCCCCCAGTACGAAAAGCGAAAACACCAAGACTGAACGTTTGCACATCATCTCGATCCCTCCTTTTGGATTTGCTGGCTCGGTTGACTGGCCGCCACGTGCTGCACGTCACGCGGCCGATTCACCGTATTGCACCAGTTGCGGACCTATTCCGCACAACGATTCTAGCACTTCAGGTGCCAGCGCCATGTCGCCCCAATGCGCGAGCCTATCTGAACCGAAACGATCCCAATGGCCCAATGATTCCGAATGCTTGCAGCAACCATATGCAGACCGCGAGAACGACAACGATATGAATGATACGTCTGATCGTTGCATCAATTGGAAGAAGGGTCTCTACAATGTAGAGAAGCACTCCAACGATCACTAGAACTATGATCACGTTAATCAGTGGCATAGTGACTCGCCTCTCGTTTCTGACAGTGAAGCACGAGGTTGCAACCAGCCTAGTCCGCGACGCGCAGATCGTCCTGCACCACCGAGCAGACGCCCAGCGTCGACCGCGCCACGACCGCGGCCTCGAGGCGCTCCATGCCCGTGGGAACGGTTCCGGTCAGCCGCGCAACGCAGTTCTTCACCGCTACGTTGACGCCCTTCAAGTCCTCATGGTTCTGGAGGGCCTTCTTCACCTCGCCCTCGATCTCGTCGTCCTGCGCCTTCACGCCGCGCTGTTTGGCGCTGGGCACCACCTGCAGCTCGTTCCTCACACCCCGCACGCCGCTCACCTTGCGCGCATCGGCCTCTGCGGCCCTCTTGGCTTCGTTCCCCGGCACGATGCCGAAGAGCGTCACCACGCCA
The sequence above is a segment of the Candidatus Binatia bacterium genome. Coding sequences within it:
- a CDS encoding Thivi_2564 family membrane protein, yielding MPLINVIIVLVIVGVLLYIVETLLPIDATIRRIIHIVVVLAVCIWLLQAFGIIGPLGSFRFR